From a single Eleginops maclovinus isolate JMC-PN-2008 ecotype Puerto Natales chromosome 2, JC_Emac_rtc_rv5, whole genome shotgun sequence genomic region:
- the parvg gene encoding LOW QUALITY PROTEIN: gamma-parvin (The sequence of the model RefSeq protein was modified relative to this genomic sequence to represent the inferred CDS: inserted 1 base in 1 codon), translating to MEAAVFECHKEEETVDIKSFQEGKQKLIQPTSLKDPTLAKLKEALVNWINSTLKPEHIVVRSLEEDLYDGLVLHHMLSRLAGVHVSVEEMALTIPAQIRKLGMILEELDQRLGLQDDSRIKWNVKLIHNKDLLATIHLLVAMVRTFQPDLDLPPNVNVEVIVMEVSKTGIKSDVQTEALTDEREAGSDFLSKNEREDPIEKLLKLEAHKVNTVKKAILYFVNQNMKTLGLQVAEMDKQFADGVILLLLIGQLEGFFXPLCDFNLTPVSQPEMVHNVTLALDLLNDLGLKVSSIDPQDIVSQDVTATLKVLYALFKKHKGK from the exons ATGGAGGCTGCCGTCTTTGAGTGTCACAAAGAGGAAGAGACTGTGGACATCAAGTCTTTTCAGG AAGGGAAGCAGAAGCTCATTCAGCCAACGTCTTTAAAAGATCCCACACTTGCAAAGCTAAAAGAG GCACTGGTAAATTGGATCAATAGCActttgaaaccagagcacatAGTGGTTAGGAGTCTGGAGGAGGATCTGTACGACGGTCTGGTGCTTCATCACATGCTGT CCAGGTTGGCcggtgtgcatgtgtctgtggaGGAGATGGCACTGACTATCCCTGCCCAAATACGCAAGCTGGGAATGATCCTGGAGGAGTTGGACCAGAGACTGGGCCTGCAGGACGACAGCCGGATCAAGTGGAACGTCAAAC TCATCCACAACAAAGACCTTTTGGCCACTATTCATCTGCTGGTTGCCATGGTGAGAACTTTCCAGCCTGATCTAGATTTGCCTCCCAATGTGAACGTTGAAGTTATTGTTATGGAG GTGAGCAAAACTGGAATCAAATCCGATGTACAGACAGAGGCCCTGACAGACGAGAG GGAAGCAGGCTCAGACTTCCTCAGCAAGAATGAaa GGGAAGATCCCATCGAGAAGCTGCTGAAGCTTGAGGCTCACAAGGTCAACACGGTGAAGAAG gcTATTTTATACTTTGTCAACCAGAACATGAAAACCTTGGGTCTGCAGGTGGCCGAAATGGacaaacag TTTGCTGACGGCGtgattctgctgctgctgatcggACAGCTGGAAGGCTTCT GTCCGCTCTGTGACTTCAACCTGACACCTGTCAGTCAGCCTGAGATG GTTCACAATGTGACCTTGGCTTTGGACCTCCTTAATGATTTAGGCCTGAAAGTGTCCAGTATTGATCCACAAG ATATCGTGTCTCAGGACGTCACTGCAACCTTGAAGGTCCTGTACGCTCTGTTCAAGAAGCACAAAGGGAAATGA